The DNA sequence ctaCATGCTCTGGAGAACACCTTTTAGGATCTCAAGCCCACCCTTTTCCTCTATTTATCattatctctctctctacttACAAAGTTTAGGAGCAGTTTGGAGATTAGTTTCTGTTGTTTGTGGCTGAGTTGCTGACTTGGGTGTTCTCACCTCAGGGTTCCGAGTGGGTGATGGAAAGGATGGTGCAGTGGACggcaggaaagaaaaggcaaaaatacgATTCTTCGGGGTTGGTACCGCTGAGGGTTCAGAGGACACAACAGCATTGTCAACTTGCACTGTAACTTGAACCTCAGTTTCAGATTGCGCCCTAGAGACAGGTGAAGTGTATGCCTCAGAGGATACCCACCCATCTGAGGCAGCAGTTGGATCCAGAGAAATAATAGGGTCCTGGCCTAACCCCCCAGGGTCAAGGTGAGTAGGAGAGTCATACTCAAATATCTTGTCCACAAATACCCACTTGAGGCCGGCAATGCAGAGGCAGAGGCTGACGAGGCAAGCCAGAATGGGGACAATGCAGATTTTCTCGGAGTTGAGGCAACCTCGCAGGCGCTCGGCTTCCAGGCAGACACAGCAGGGCACTGCCAGGCCCACGAGTCCGGAGCTTCTCCCATCTTCAGTCTGGCTCTCTGGCATGTCTTCTGCTGCCGGAAGCCCATCAAGAGATGGGTCTGTACTCAGCTGAGTGGAGGGGCTGGAGCACCTCTCAGCAGTTGCCCCAGACATGTCTGGGGAAGAAATCTCCATCGGCTCACCTCCAGAAGGCCTGGCCTCTCTCACGGTCCATTACCATGCAGAGGCCCCCCCAACCAAATGATACAGCATCTTACAGGGGGAAATCGATAAGTCGTCCAAGTCCAAGGCCATTATCAAAAGCAAGAGGAGtttgggagaaaggaagggaaaaaaagcctcTAGCAACTACCAAATAAAAGTATATGGTAATTCTTTACTGCTGTTTCTGGGCCACTTTGGTAGTTCTTTTAAATGCTTCTCCAAACCATCCCCGCTGGTCAAGAGGACAGCGGTCAGAATAGAAACGGAGCTGATGGTTGGTCAATTAAGTAAACCAGTAGCCCAAACTGAAAGGCATGTTTCTCACCTCGAGCATCTGAAGCTGGTGTCTGCTTAGATGGAGAAAACAACTGTCATGCAGGAGAAGTAAAAGCAAAAGCAGGATCAgcggtggtggcggcggcggcagcagcggcggcggcaggaGGGGCAGCAGCGACAGTAGCAACAGCATCCTGTTGTGTTAACGCGACGGCTGAAAGAGGCTGAATCATTACAGAGCAGCAGGTGCCTGCCCTCGGAGCATCACTGCAAACAGTATCATCACAGAGGGATCTGAAGGGAAGAGC is a window from the Equus przewalskii isolate Varuska chromosome 28, EquPr2, whole genome shotgun sequence genome containing:
- the LOC139080149 gene encoding uncharacterized protein, encoding MLLLLSLLPLLPPPLLPPPPPPLILLLLLLLLHDSCFLHLSRHQLQMLEVRNMPFSLGYWFT